One Serinicoccus chungangensis genomic window carries:
- a CDS encoding 5-formyltetrahydrofolate cyclo-ligase, translating to MSGPLPDDRPTGDVAADKATWRTAVRAARRELVDGWSEAERDAAAQALATAGLEHLRGYAVARGRDGLAGVTVTAYEPMRTEPPVRGLTDALRRAGVRVLVPLTLERPRLDWADLDDPGRTPLGEEALREVDLAFVPGLAVSRAGVRLGQGGGYYDTVLPRLRELSGGAPVVLVLHDHEVVPQVPADGHDAVVDAVLRPATGVRRLPLA from the coding sequence ATGAGTGGTCCGCTGCCCGACGACCGTCCCACGGGTGACGTGGCCGCCGACAAGGCCACCTGGCGCACTGCGGTGCGCGCCGCCCGTCGTGAGCTCGTCGACGGGTGGTCCGAGGCGGAGCGCGACGCGGCGGCGCAGGCGCTCGCGACGGCCGGGCTCGAGCACCTGCGGGGGTATGCCGTCGCGCGCGGTCGCGACGGGCTCGCCGGGGTGACCGTCACCGCCTACGAGCCGATGCGCACCGAACCACCGGTCCGGGGGCTCACCGACGCGCTGCGGCGGGCGGGGGTGCGGGTGCTGGTCCCCCTCACCCTGGAGCGGCCCCGGCTCGACTGGGCGGACCTGGACGACCCGGGCCGCACCCCGCTGGGCGAGGAGGCGCTGCGCGAGGTCGACCTGGCGTTCGTGCCGGGCCTGGCCGTCTCCCGGGCCGGGGTGCGGCTCGGGCAGGGCGGGGGCTACTACGACACCGTGCTCCCCCGGCTGCGGGAGCTCTCCGGCGGCGCCCCGGTTGTCCTCGTCCTGCACGACCACGAGGTCGTGCCGCAGGTGCCCGCGGACGGCCACGACGCGGTCGTCGACGCGGTGCTGCGACCCGCGACGGGGGTGCGGCGGCTGCCCCTGGCCTGA
- the glp gene encoding gephyrin-like molybdotransferase Glp has protein sequence MRSVDEHLDAVLAQIDPVAAVTLPVRRTLGLVTTADVRSLADLPRFDNSSMDGYAVRRADLEGASPESPVVLPVTGDVAAGDQARHEMVPGQVWRIMTGAQMPEGADAVVKVEDTDGHPREPQLRVQPEEGAHVRRAGEDIRSGDLVLPAGSRIGAGEIAALLSAGVQEVEVVGPVRVAILSTGDELVRPGEPVGPGQIVDSNGPMLEALVRGAGAHVVHLGHLPDEEGATRRQLHRQLDHADVVITTGGVSKGEFDIVKKVLSGQGTMEFVEVAMQPGKPQGFGVLGRRDVPVFTLPGNPVSTLVSFEVFVRPALQRRAGRREGGRRTTGLATTGWRSSPNRQTYTRVRVDRDPTGAYAVSPAGGAGSHLVAALARADALAISDAETTEVAAGSEVELLLLRPRAEIDARLESQLEQEQAGGDRGAGDD, from the coding sequence ATGAGATCCGTCGACGAGCACCTCGACGCCGTGCTGGCCCAGATCGACCCGGTCGCCGCCGTCACCCTGCCGGTCCGCCGCACGCTGGGCCTGGTCACCACGGCGGACGTCCGCAGCCTGGCCGACCTGCCCCGCTTCGACAACTCCTCGATGGACGGGTATGCCGTGCGTCGCGCCGACCTCGAGGGCGCCTCCCCCGAGAGCCCGGTCGTGCTGCCGGTCACCGGGGACGTGGCGGCGGGCGACCAGGCACGCCACGAGATGGTGCCCGGCCAGGTGTGGCGCATCATGACCGGCGCCCAGATGCCGGAGGGCGCCGACGCCGTCGTCAAGGTCGAGGACACCGACGGGCACCCCAGGGAGCCGCAGCTGCGGGTGCAGCCCGAGGAGGGCGCCCACGTCCGGCGGGCGGGCGAGGACATCCGCAGCGGCGACCTGGTGCTGCCGGCGGGCAGCCGCATCGGTGCCGGGGAGATCGCGGCGCTGCTCTCGGCGGGGGTGCAGGAGGTCGAGGTGGTCGGCCCGGTCCGGGTGGCGATCCTGTCCACCGGCGACGAGCTGGTGCGCCCCGGCGAGCCGGTCGGCCCCGGGCAGATCGTGGACTCCAACGGCCCGATGCTGGAGGCCCTGGTCCGCGGGGCCGGGGCCCACGTGGTGCACCTCGGGCACCTCCCGGACGAGGAGGGCGCGACCCGCCGACAGCTGCACCGGCAGCTCGACCACGCCGACGTGGTCATCACCACCGGCGGGGTGAGCAAGGGCGAGTTCGACATCGTCAAGAAGGTGCTCTCCGGGCAGGGCACGATGGAGTTCGTCGAGGTGGCGATGCAGCCGGGCAAGCCGCAGGGCTTCGGGGTGCTGGGGCGGCGCGACGTGCCGGTCTTCACGCTGCCGGGCAACCCGGTGAGCACCCTGGTCAGCTTCGAGGTCTTCGTGCGCCCGGCGCTGCAGCGGCGGGCGGGCCGCCGCGAGGGGGGCCGGCGGACCACGGGCCTGGCGACGACGGGGTGGCGCAGCTCGCCGAACCGGCAGACCTACACCCGGGTCCGGGTGGACCGCGACCCCACCGGGGCGTATGCCGTCTCCCCGGCGGGCGGCGCCGGCTCGCACCTCGTGGCGGCGCTCGCCCGGGCCGACGCGCTCGCGATCTCCGACGCCGAGACCACCGAGGTCGCGGCCGGGTCCGAGGTGGAGCTGCTGCTGCTGCGCCCCCGCGCCGAGATCGACGCGCGGCTGGAGTCGCAGCTCGAGCAGGAGCAGGCCGGGGGCGACCGGGGCGCCGGCGATGACTGA
- the moaC gene encoding cyclic pyranopterin monophosphate synthase MoaC yields MTDPLTHLRADGTAHMVDVSGKEVTARTATARGRVDLSGEAVAALRGGTVPKGDALGVARVAGIQAAKRTPDLVPLCHPVAIHGVTVDLEVDDGGVEITATVRTADRTGIEMEALTCVSVAALALVDMVKAVDRLAVVTGVRVVAKSGGRSGDWVREE; encoded by the coding sequence ATGACTGACCCGCTCACCCACCTGCGGGCCGACGGCACGGCCCACATGGTCGACGTCAGCGGCAAGGAGGTCACCGCGCGCACCGCGACCGCGCGCGGACGCGTCGACCTCTCGGGCGAGGCCGTCGCGGCGCTGCGGGGCGGGACGGTGCCCAAGGGGGACGCCCTCGGTGTCGCGCGCGTCGCGGGCATCCAGGCCGCGAAGCGCACCCCTGACCTGGTGCCGCTGTGCCACCCGGTGGCGATCCACGGCGTCACGGTCGACCTCGAGGTCGACGACGGCGGGGTGGAGATCACCGCCACCGTGCGCACCGCGGACCGGACCGGCATCGAGATGGAGGCCTTGACCTGCGTCAGCGTCGCCGCGCTCGCGCTCGTCGACATGGTCAAGGCGGTCGACCGGCTCGCCGTCGTCACCGGCGTCCGGGTGGTCGCGAAGTCCGGCGGGCGCTCCGGGGACTGGGTGCGCGAGGAGTGA
- a CDS encoding GNAT family N-acetyltransferase, translating into MSWAWPVRVRQELPDGRQLTLRGLVRADRAEWEDLRRRNAAWLQPWESTAPEDRPGGLPFHQMRRVMDRGARDGLTLPFVIEVDGRLLGQMQLFDVLWGARRSGWAGYWLDRGATGRGVATWALATLVDHALLEVGLHRVEVAIRPENAASLAVVARLGIPEEGRQRGLMHVDGGWADHRSFAVLAEDLRPGGYAPGGLVASLRGRAG; encoded by the coding sequence GTGAGCTGGGCGTGGCCGGTGCGGGTGCGCCAGGAGCTCCCGGACGGGCGGCAGCTCACCCTGCGCGGGCTGGTCCGCGCCGACCGGGCGGAGTGGGAGGACCTGCGTCGCCGCAACGCCGCCTGGCTGCAGCCCTGGGAGTCGACGGCCCCGGAGGACCGGCCGGGGGGCCTGCCCTTCCACCAGATGCGCCGGGTCATGGACCGCGGTGCCCGCGACGGGCTGACCCTGCCCTTCGTCATCGAGGTGGACGGCCGCCTCCTGGGCCAGATGCAGCTCTTCGACGTGCTCTGGGGCGCCCGGCGCTCGGGGTGGGCGGGCTACTGGCTGGACCGCGGGGCCACCGGCCGGGGGGTGGCGACCTGGGCGCTGGCCACCCTGGTCGACCACGCGCTGCTCGAGGTGGGCCTGCACCGCGTCGAGGTCGCCATCCGCCCCGAGAACGCCGCGTCACTGGCCGTCGTGGCCCGGCTGGGCATCCCCGAGGAGGGGCGGCAGCGCGGGCTCATGCACGTCGACGGCGGCTGGGCCGACCACCGCTCCTTCGCGGTCCTCGCCGAGGACCTGCGCCCCGGCGGGTATGCCCCGGGGGGCCTGGTCGCGAGCCTGCGCGGCCGCGCGGGCTGA
- the argF gene encoding ornithine carbamoyltransferase, protein MAVDLRGRSLLSLVEETPEEILALLDLAAELKAAKKARTEQRRLVGRSIALVFEKTSTRTRSAFEVAAADQGAATTFLDPRSSQIGHKESIKDTARVLGRMYDAIQYRGSAQATVEQLHRYAGVPVYNGLTDEWHPTQMLADALTMREHVGKPWSETSFAYLGDARNNTGHSLLLLGAKLGCDVRIGAPAGLQPAPDVVRLCEEVAGRTGARLTVTEDPREAVAGVDAVHTDVWVSMGEPASAWQERIDLLLPFRVDRAMMEATGNPGAVFMHCLPAFHDTDTEVGEQLMSIHPELADGLEVTDEVFESGASIVFDQAENRLHTIKALLVATLA, encoded by the coding sequence ATGGCCGTCGACCTGCGGGGACGCAGCCTGCTGTCCCTGGTCGAGGAGACTCCCGAGGAGATCCTCGCGCTGCTGGACCTCGCCGCCGAGCTCAAGGCGGCCAAGAAGGCCCGCACCGAACAGCGTCGCCTGGTCGGCCGGTCCATCGCCCTCGTCTTCGAGAAGACCTCGACCCGCACCCGCAGCGCCTTCGAGGTCGCCGCCGCCGACCAGGGCGCGGCCACGACCTTCCTCGACCCGCGGAGCAGCCAGATCGGGCACAAGGAGTCGATCAAGGACACCGCGCGCGTGCTGGGGCGCATGTACGACGCGATCCAGTACCGCGGCTCCGCCCAGGCCACGGTCGAGCAGCTGCACCGGTATGCCGGGGTGCCGGTCTACAACGGCCTCACCGACGAGTGGCACCCCACCCAGATGCTCGCCGACGCCCTCACCATGCGTGAGCACGTGGGCAAGCCGTGGTCCGAGACGTCCTTCGCCTACCTCGGTGACGCCCGCAACAACACGGGCCACTCGCTGCTGCTCCTCGGGGCCAAGCTGGGCTGCGACGTGCGGATCGGTGCCCCGGCGGGCCTGCAGCCCGCGCCGGACGTGGTCCGCCTGTGCGAGGAGGTCGCCGGCCGCACAGGGGCCCGGCTGACGGTCACCGAGGACCCCCGCGAGGCGGTCGCCGGGGTGGACGCCGTGCATACCGACGTCTGGGTCTCGATGGGGGAGCCGGCCAGCGCCTGGCAGGAGCGGATCGACCTGCTGCTGCCCTTCCGGGTGGACCGCGCGATGATGGAGGCGACCGGGAACCCGGGGGCGGTCTTCATGCACTGCCTGCCGGCGTTCCACGACACGGACACCGAGGTGGGGGAGCAGCTCATGAGCATCCATCCAGAGCTGGCGGACGGGCTGGAGGTCACCGACGAGGTGTTCGAGTCCGGTGCCAGCATCGTCTTCGACCAGGCGGAGAACCGCCTGCACACCATCAAGGCGCTCCTGGTGGCGACGCTCGCATGA
- a CDS encoding PH domain-containing protein, translating into MTVTQPSSVPDAAPLHEPAHQVSPRAVRYWALQGFLGAVVVWAVLFTVYWFLPDGVARWLGPVFVVILVYTVVEQALEPMIRYRRTRWEVTGERVFAQTGWLSRDQRIAPLSRVQTVDTERGPLMRIFRLANVTVTTASAAGPIRLTCLDTDVADRVTAELARVTGQTRGDAT; encoded by the coding sequence ATGACGGTGACGCAGCCCTCCTCGGTGCCCGACGCCGCGCCGCTGCACGAGCCGGCGCACCAGGTGAGTCCGCGCGCGGTGCGTTACTGGGCGCTCCAGGGCTTCCTCGGCGCCGTCGTGGTGTGGGCCGTCCTGTTCACGGTCTACTGGTTCCTGCCCGACGGCGTCGCGCGGTGGCTCGGGCCGGTCTTCGTGGTCATCCTCGTCTACACGGTGGTGGAGCAGGCGCTGGAGCCGATGATCCGCTACCGCCGCACCCGGTGGGAGGTCACCGGGGAGCGGGTCTTCGCCCAGACCGGCTGGCTGTCCCGGGACCAGCGCATCGCCCCGCTCTCGCGGGTGCAGACGGTGGACACCGAGCGCGGCCCGCTCATGCGGATCTTCCGGCTCGCCAACGTCACCGTCACGACCGCCTCGGCCGCCGGGCCGATCCGGCTCACCTGCCTGGACACCGACGTCGCCGACCGGGTCACCGCCGAGCTCGCGCGGGTGACCGGGCAGACGCGCGGCGACGCGACGTGA
- a CDS encoding PH domain-containing protein, whose product MGEPLAPADPGTPPPPPGVGGVQDWQRLSPRMLLVHPVRAIRSMIVPLVLVVFGASRGDGNSFWFWAAPVFAVLAVVFGVLAWFFTRYRFTEEQLQLRTGVLSRKVVTAPLDRIRSVDLESSPIHRVLGLTKAKVGTGVDDSQIELDGLTRDQASSLRVYLLRRSGGADVDAADEPAAEDGSADAAGARGPRRGEDTELARIDWGWLRYAPFSLSSLVVVAGAVGVLGQFGDDLPLDETEVAQDAWGWVAAQALLVLVAGATVAVVLGWVVVSTASYVLSWWNLSLVREAGGKIRTTRGLLTTRSQTIEEAKIRGVRMTEQFLLRFVRGAELTALATGVGSDGTTRLLPPAPRRVVQEVGHALLEEDGPLTMTLTGHGPRARRRIHVSRQWGTLVLAGLVAVPTWWLDVGWFATWPWWVPLAVLVGVGLLNAVVAENAWRNLGHALTERHLVVQTGAVIRTREVLERGGVIGWVIHQGLFQRRLGLADLTATTAAGAERVVAPNIPLGLALDLADAATPGMLEGWRA is encoded by the coding sequence ATGGGCGAGCCCCTCGCCCCGGCCGACCCGGGCACCCCGCCGCCACCGCCGGGGGTGGGCGGGGTGCAGGACTGGCAGCGCCTGAGCCCGCGCATGCTGCTCGTGCACCCGGTGCGAGCCATCCGCTCGATGATCGTGCCGCTCGTCCTGGTCGTCTTCGGCGCGAGCCGTGGCGACGGGAACAGCTTCTGGTTCTGGGCCGCGCCGGTCTTCGCCGTCCTGGCCGTGGTCTTCGGGGTCCTCGCCTGGTTCTTCACCCGCTACCGGTTCACCGAGGAGCAGCTGCAGCTGCGCACCGGGGTGCTGAGCCGCAAGGTGGTGACCGCCCCGCTGGACCGCATCCGCAGCGTCGACCTGGAGTCCTCCCCGATCCACCGTGTCCTCGGGCTGACCAAGGCCAAGGTCGGGACCGGGGTCGACGACTCCCAGATCGAGCTCGACGGGCTCACCCGCGACCAGGCCTCCTCGTTGCGGGTCTACCTGCTGCGGCGATCCGGTGGCGCCGACGTGGACGCGGCCGACGAGCCGGCCGCGGAGGACGGGTCCGCGGACGCCGCCGGGGCGCGCGGCCCGCGCCGCGGTGAGGACACCGAGCTGGCCCGGATCGACTGGGGATGGCTGCGGTACGCGCCGTTCAGCCTGTCCAGCCTCGTCGTGGTCGCCGGCGCCGTCGGCGTGCTCGGTCAGTTCGGGGACGACCTGCCGCTGGACGAGACCGAGGTCGCGCAGGACGCGTGGGGCTGGGTGGCGGCCCAGGCCCTGCTCGTCCTCGTCGCCGGCGCGACCGTCGCGGTGGTCCTCGGGTGGGTGGTCGTGTCCACGGCCTCCTACGTGCTGAGCTGGTGGAACCTGAGCCTCGTGCGGGAGGCCGGGGGCAAGATCCGCACCACCCGGGGCCTGCTCACCACCCGCAGCCAGACCATCGAGGAGGCCAAGATCCGGGGGGTCCGGATGACCGAGCAGTTCCTCCTGCGCTTCGTGCGCGGCGCCGAGCTGACCGCGCTGGCCACCGGCGTCGGGAGCGACGGCACCACCCGCCTCCTGCCTCCGGCCCCGCGCCGGGTGGTCCAGGAGGTCGGGCACGCCCTGCTGGAGGAGGACGGGCCGCTGACGATGACCCTCACCGGCCACGGACCGCGGGCGCGCCGCCGCATCCACGTGAGCCGGCAGTGGGGGACGCTGGTCCTCGCCGGCCTGGTGGCCGTGCCGACCTGGTGGCTGGACGTCGGCTGGTTCGCGACCTGGCCCTGGTGGGTGCCGCTCGCCGTGCTCGTCGGGGTCGGCCTGCTCAACGCCGTCGTCGCCGAGAACGCCTGGCGCAACCTCGGGCACGCGCTCACCGAGCGGCACCTCGTCGTCCAGACCGGGGCGGTCATCCGCACCAGGGAGGTCCTGGAGCGCGGTGGCGTCATCGGCTGGGTGATCCACCAGGGGCTGTTCCAGCGCCGGCTCGGGCTGGCCGACCTCACCGCGACGACCGCCGCCGGAGCCGAGCGGGTCGTGGCCCCCAACATCCCCCTGGGCCTGGCCCTCGACCTCGCCGACGCCGCCACCCCGGGAATGCTGGAGGGCTGGCGGGCGTAG
- a CDS encoding tetratricopeptide repeat protein, with translation MRDFVDLPDDGAVDDHARYDRATFAFETKDYVRAADLLEPLAAAEPGNAQVRLLLARSYYHSARLGRAETELRAMVERWPSDAYAHLVLARTLQRAGRAEEGAPHLKIAEAMGLEA, from the coding sequence ATGCGTGACTTCGTGGACCTGCCCGACGACGGGGCGGTGGACGACCACGCCCGCTACGACCGGGCCACCTTCGCCTTCGAGACCAAGGACTACGTCCGCGCCGCCGACCTCCTCGAGCCGCTCGCCGCGGCCGAGCCGGGCAACGCCCAGGTGCGGCTGCTGCTCGCCCGCAGCTACTACCACTCCGCCCGGCTGGGGCGCGCGGAGACCGAGCTGCGGGCCATGGTCGAGCGCTGGCCGAGCGACGCCTACGCCCACCTCGTCCTGGCCCGGACCCTCCAGCGGGCCGGGCGCGCCGAGGAGGGCGCGCCGCACCTCAAGATCGCCGAGGCGATGGGCCTGGAGGCCTGA
- a CDS encoding dolichyl-phosphate-mannose--protein mannosyltransferase, producing MESLRARLLGPAPAELAGQRRVAALGILVVTLVGGALRFWRLGHPDRLVFDETYYVKQAWSLVRFGHEREIKAGLEEPDELWNAGDPDVFGNQPDLVVHPPVGKWMIALGELVTGPGSAVGWRLSAATVGTLSIALLGLCAWLIWKNALLAVSASTLLAVDGHHFASSRIGLLDLFLMWWVLLAFLFLLLDREQGRRRLAARWGPWWQARHGPDVPAPRSAWARAARWWGPPLGVRWWRLAAGVSLGLAIGTKWSGLYFLAVFGLMTVAWDLGARRAAGARDWLAGTVVRDGIPAFLLMVPTALLTYVASWAGWFATRGGWKRQWAADHPAPPGSLAGLVPDPLRSLWAYHVEQWNFHIDLANEHAWSSNPWSWTVQWRPTLFYAEWPERGEQGCAAAECVEYIASLGNIVLWWGATIGLLVVLFLWLLGRDWRAGAALAGIAAGWLPWFLYQTRTIYSFYAVAFVPWLVLVVVTCLALVLGPADAPAQRRRWGAVAVVGYLTLAAAFFAWYWPVYTAITIPREAWNLRLWFDFWT from the coding sequence ATGGAGTCACTGCGGGCGCGCCTGCTCGGCCCGGCGCCCGCGGAGCTCGCCGGGCAGCGGCGCGTCGCGGCGCTCGGCATCCTCGTGGTGACGCTCGTCGGGGGCGCGCTGCGGTTCTGGCGGCTCGGCCACCCCGACCGGTTGGTCTTCGACGAGACCTACTACGTCAAGCAGGCCTGGTCCCTGGTCCGCTTCGGCCACGAGCGGGAGATCAAGGCGGGCCTGGAGGAGCCGGACGAGCTCTGGAACGCCGGTGACCCCGACGTCTTCGGCAACCAGCCCGACCTCGTCGTCCACCCGCCCGTGGGCAAGTGGATGATCGCGCTCGGCGAGCTCGTCACGGGCCCGGGGTCCGCGGTCGGCTGGCGGCTGTCCGCGGCGACCGTCGGCACGCTGTCCATCGCGCTCCTCGGCCTGTGCGCCTGGCTCATCTGGAAGAACGCCCTGCTGGCGGTCAGCGCCTCGACGCTCCTGGCGGTCGACGGGCACCACTTCGCCTCCTCCCGCATCGGTCTGCTCGACCTCTTCCTCATGTGGTGGGTGCTGCTCGCCTTCCTCTTCCTGCTGCTGGACCGCGAGCAGGGGCGGCGCCGCCTGGCGGCCAGGTGGGGCCCGTGGTGGCAGGCACGGCACGGTCCCGACGTGCCGGCCCCGCGCTCGGCGTGGGCCCGTGCCGCCCGGTGGTGGGGACCCCCGCTCGGGGTCCGGTGGTGGCGGCTGGCCGCCGGGGTCAGCCTCGGCCTGGCCATCGGCACCAAGTGGTCCGGGCTGTACTTCCTCGCCGTCTTCGGGCTAATGACCGTCGCCTGGGACCTGGGGGCCCGCCGCGCCGCGGGTGCGCGCGACTGGCTCGCCGGCACGGTGGTGCGCGACGGCATACCGGCGTTCCTGCTCATGGTGCCCACGGCGCTGCTGACCTACGTCGCGAGCTGGGCCGGGTGGTTCGCGACCCGCGGCGGGTGGAAGCGGCAGTGGGCGGCCGACCACCCCGCCCCGCCCGGGTCCCTCGCGGGGCTGGTGCCCGACCCGCTGCGCTCGCTGTGGGCCTACCACGTCGAGCAGTGGAACTTCCACATCGACCTGGCCAACGAGCACGCCTGGAGCTCCAACCCGTGGAGCTGGACGGTGCAGTGGCGCCCCACCCTCTTCTACGCCGAGTGGCCCGAGCGGGGTGAGCAGGGGTGCGCGGCCGCCGAGTGCGTCGAGTACATCGCCTCCCTCGGCAACATCGTGCTGTGGTGGGGCGCGACGATCGGGCTCCTGGTCGTCCTCTTCCTGTGGCTGCTGGGCCGCGACTGGCGGGCGGGGGCGGCCCTCGCCGGGATCGCGGCCGGCTGGCTGCCGTGGTTCCTCTACCAGACGCGGACGATCTACAGCTTCTACGCCGTCGCCTTCGTCCCGTGGCTCGTGCTGGTGGTCGTCACCTGCCTCGCGCTCGTGCTGGGCCCGGCCGACGCCCCGGCGCAGCGGCGGCGCTGGGGCGCCGTGGCGGTGGTCGGCTACCTCACCCTCGCGGCCGCCTTCTTCGCGTGGTACTGGCCGGTCTACACGGCCATCACCATCCCACGCGAGGCGTGGAACCTGCGGCTGTGGTTCGACTTCTGGACCTGA
- a CDS encoding succinate dehydrogenase cytochrome b subunit, producing the protein MATSTAPAPAARKGPPTILLKTVVAASGVFFVLFVLVHMYGNLQILIGPEAFDEYAHHLRTFGEPMLPEKSFLWVARILLLVSVAAHVWASMSLWRRAGQARTTRYAGKKKTSYGRFYAKAMRWGGLALLAFVVFHILHFTTQTITVAGEYPSPAERVITSFGVWWAVLIYTVAMVFLGMHLLHGIWGAAMTLGLNTSLQRAEQIRFVSIALSTIIVVGFLVPPFAIFFGFIE; encoded by the coding sequence GTGGCCACCTCAACCGCTCCCGCGCCTGCGGCCCGCAAGGGGCCGCCGACCATCCTGCTGAAGACCGTCGTGGCGGCCAGCGGGGTGTTCTTCGTGCTGTTCGTGCTCGTGCACATGTACGGCAACCTGCAGATCCTCATCGGCCCCGAGGCCTTCGACGAGTACGCCCACCACCTGCGGACCTTCGGCGAGCCGATGCTCCCCGAGAAGTCCTTCCTCTGGGTGGCCCGGATCCTGCTGCTCGTCTCCGTCGCGGCGCACGTGTGGGCGTCCATGTCGCTGTGGCGCCGGGCCGGCCAGGCGCGGACGACGCGGTACGCCGGGAAGAAGAAGACCTCCTACGGCCGGTTCTACGCCAAGGCCATGCGCTGGGGCGGCCTGGCCCTGCTGGCCTTCGTCGTCTTCCACATCCTGCACTTCACGACGCAGACGATCACCGTGGCCGGGGAGTACCCGAGCCCGGCCGAGCGGGTCATCACCAGCTTCGGGGTCTGGTGGGCCGTGCTCATCTACACCGTCGCGATGGTCTTCCTGGGCATGCACCTGCTGCACGGCATCTGGGGGGCGGCCATGACCCTCGGCCTCAACACCTCGCTGCAGCGGGCCGAGCAGATCCGGTTCGTCTCCATCGCCCTGTCGACCATCATCGTCGTCGGCTTCCTCGTCCCGCCCTTCGCCATCTTCTTCGGCTTCATCGAGTGA